The uncultured Hyphomonas sp. genome includes a region encoding these proteins:
- a CDS encoding alpha/beta hydrolase: protein MSQRLRLHYVDWGNEGAPTLILLHGGRDHCRNWDWVAQELRDDWHIIAPDLRGHGDSAWSSDGEYSPRANVYDLAQLIHQLNVGPVHIVAHSYGGNISLRYAGIYPDMVNKLVAIEGLGPSPRMLSERSTVPPDKRMRDWIDNKRAASGRTPRKYATLEDAYKRMIDENSYLSAEQARHLTIHGISQNEDGTYSWKFDNYFRVMTPHDMPQDELEQLWANISCPTFLAYGEKSWASNPQEDGRLKHFRNAQVKLYKDAGHWLHHDKLDEFVADLKAFL from the coding sequence ATGTCGCAGCGCCTGCGGCTCCATTATGTCGATTGGGGCAATGAAGGCGCCCCGACGCTGATCCTGCTGCATGGCGGGCGCGACCATTGCCGCAACTGGGACTGGGTGGCCCAGGAACTGCGCGACGACTGGCACATCATCGCGCCAGACCTGCGCGGCCATGGCGACAGCGCCTGGTCGTCGGACGGGGAGTACAGCCCCCGCGCCAATGTCTATGACCTTGCCCAGCTGATCCACCAGCTGAATGTCGGCCCGGTCCACATCGTCGCCCATTCCTATGGCGGCAACATTTCGCTGCGCTATGCCGGGATCTATCCCGACATGGTCAACAAGCTGGTCGCGATTGAAGGCCTTGGCCCGTCGCCGCGGATGCTGTCGGAACGCTCCACCGTTCCGCCCGACAAGCGGATGCGGGACTGGATCGACAACAAGCGCGCCGCCTCCGGCCGCACGCCGCGCAAGTACGCCACGCTGGAAGACGCCTACAAGCGCATGATCGACGAGAATTCCTACCTGTCGGCAGAGCAGGCCCGCCACCTGACCATTCACGGCATCAGCCAGAATGAGGACGGCACCTATTCCTGGAAGTTCGACAATTACTTCCGCGTGATGACGCCGCACGACATGCCGCAGGACGAGTTGGAACAGCTGTGGGCCAATATCAGCTGCCCGACCTTCCTGGCCTATGGCGAGAAAAGCTGGGCTTCGAATCCGCAGGAAGACGGGCGGTTGAAGCATTTCCGCAATGCACAGGTGAAACTCTACAAGGATGCCGGCCACTGGCTGCACCATGACAAGCTCGATGAGTTCGTCGCGGACCTGAAAGCCTTTCTCTAG
- the cydX gene encoding cytochrome bd-I oxidase subunit CydX has translation MWYFSWILGLGLALTFGILNAMWNEVSMGEAGENDLEID, from the coding sequence ATGTGGTATTTCAGCTGGATTCTGGGCCTCGGCCTCGCGCTGACCTTCGGCATCCTCAATGCGATGTGGAACGAGGTTTCCATGGGCGAAGCCGGTGAGAACGATCTGGAGATCGATTGA
- a CDS encoding peroxiredoxin has protein sequence MSLRIGDIAPDFTVASQKGEISFHDWAGDSWVFFFSHPADFTPVCTTEMGRTAQLADKFAARNVKPLGLSTDTVEEHVKWIEDVNDTQNTNLEFPIVADKDLKVAQTYDMIHPDQSDTQAVRSVFIIDPNKKIRLTMTYPMAVGRNFDEILRVIDALQTSDANKVATPADWVPGKKVIIPPSIKDEEAKTLFPQGWETLRPYLRLTEVKA, from the coding sequence ATGTCATTGCGTATCGGAGACATCGCCCCGGACTTCACTGTTGCCTCACAGAAGGGAGAAATTTCCTTCCACGACTGGGCCGGTGACAGCTGGGTTTTCTTCTTTTCCCACCCGGCGGACTTCACGCCGGTCTGCACTACGGAAATGGGGCGAACTGCTCAGCTGGCGGACAAGTTTGCCGCCCGCAACGTGAAGCCGCTCGGCCTGTCGACCGACACGGTGGAAGAGCACGTCAAATGGATCGAGGACGTCAACGACACCCAGAACACCAATCTGGAATTCCCGATCGTGGCGGACAAGGATCTTAAGGTCGCCCAGACCTACGACATGATCCACCCGGATCAGAGCGATACCCAGGCGGTGCGCTCGGTCTTCATCATCGACCCGAACAAGAAGATCCGCCTGACCATGACCTATCCGATGGCGGTGGGCCGGAACTTTGACGAGATCCTCCGTGTCATCGACGCCCTGCAGACCAGCGATGCGAACAAGGTCGCGACGCCGGCAGACTGGGTCCCTGGCAAGAAGGTGATCATCCCGCCGTCGATCAAGGATGAGGAAGCGAAGACCCTGTTCCCGCAGGGCTGGGAAACGCTCCGCCCGTATCTGCGCCTGACTGAAGTGAAGGCCTGA
- a CDS encoding alpha/beta hydrolase, whose translation MSSAHLLEPDLKDFFLSMPPLTLSRKAMPAIREAREKMAMEQMPPLPPEVSIVQELAPGRDGAPDVRMKIYRTPSDRKDRPAILHLHGGGYVLGSPESNAPQHCAWAKGMDAVVVAPAYRLAPETAFPGNVEDAYAALAWLYKNAGQLGVDTSKIAVAGESAGGGLAAALALLVRDRKEYSFCFQYLIFPMLDDRTTIRADLSQMFGEYVWDREKNHFGWEALLGQPPGGHDVSPYAAAARADDVSGLPPAFISTGAMDLFTEEDLEYARRLMAAGVPVELHVYPGAPHGFMWVPTARVTKQYARDAWDALARGIGAA comes from the coding sequence ATGTCGTCGGCGCATCTGCTGGAACCGGACCTGAAGGATTTCTTCCTGTCCATGCCGCCCCTGACGCTGTCGCGGAAAGCCATGCCTGCCATCCGCGAAGCCCGCGAGAAGATGGCGATGGAGCAGATGCCGCCGCTGCCACCGGAAGTCTCCATCGTGCAGGAACTGGCGCCCGGCCGTGACGGCGCGCCGGATGTGCGGATGAAGATCTACCGGACGCCCTCCGACCGGAAAGACCGGCCCGCCATCCTGCACCTGCATGGCGGCGGCTATGTGCTCGGCAGCCCGGAAAGCAATGCGCCGCAGCACTGCGCCTGGGCCAAGGGCATGGACGCGGTCGTCGTCGCGCCGGCCTATCGCCTTGCACCGGAAACCGCATTCCCCGGAAATGTCGAGGATGCGTACGCCGCGCTGGCCTGGCTCTACAAGAATGCCGGCCAGCTGGGCGTGGACACTTCGAAGATCGCCGTGGCGGGCGAAAGCGCAGGCGGCGGCCTCGCCGCGGCGCTGGCACTGCTCGTCCGTGACCGGAAAGAGTACAGCTTCTGCTTCCAGTACCTGATCTTCCCGATGCTGGATGACCGCACCACGATCCGCGCGGACCTCTCGCAGATGTTTGGCGAATATGTCTGGGACCGGGAAAAGAACCATTTCGGCTGGGAAGCGCTGCTGGGCCAGCCACCCGGCGGACATGACGTTTCGCCTTATGCCGCCGCCGCGCGGGCCGACGATGTCTCCGGCCTGCCGCCGGCCTTCATCTCGACCGGCGCGATGGACCTCTTCACGGAAGAAGACCTCGAATACGCCCGCCGCCTGATGGCTGCCGGTGTGCCGGTGGAGCTGCATGTCTATCCGGGCGCCCCGCACGGCTTCATGTGGGTGCCGACGGCGCGGGTGACGAAACAATATGCCCGCGATGCCTGGGATGCGCTGGCGCGGGGGATCGGCGCAGCCTAG
- a CDS encoding glucose 1-dehydrogenase yields the protein MADPLFSLEGKVALVTGGSRGLGYQMVKAFAERGADVIIASRKVEACEEVAEEVRAMGRKALAVGAHCGKWEDIDELIEAAYAEFGRVDILVNNAGMGPMVPSHEVPENLFDSVVNLNFKGPYRLAAVIGDRMKKAGGGSIINISSIASLVPMPRVVSYAGAKAALNAMTTSFAREYGPEVRVNCIAAGPFLTDISKAWTEEARETSDNALGRPGRPEEIVTAALYLASDHSSFTTGSIIRVDGGA from the coding sequence ATGGCAGATCCGCTTTTCAGTCTTGAAGGCAAAGTCGCCCTCGTCACCGGCGGCAGCCGCGGTCTCGGCTATCAGATGGTCAAGGCCTTCGCCGAACGCGGCGCCGACGTCATCATCGCCAGCCGCAAGGTCGAAGCCTGTGAAGAGGTCGCCGAGGAAGTCCGCGCCATGGGCCGCAAGGCCCTCGCCGTCGGCGCCCATTGCGGCAAGTGGGAAGACATCGACGAACTGATCGAGGCCGCCTATGCCGAATTCGGCCGCGTCGACATCCTCGTCAACAATGCCGGCATGGGCCCGATGGTGCCCAGCCATGAAGTGCCGGAGAACCTGTTCGACAGCGTCGTGAACCTCAACTTCAAAGGCCCGTACCGCCTCGCCGCCGTGATCGGCGACCGCATGAAGAAGGCAGGCGGCGGCTCCATCATCAATATCTCCTCCATCGCCTCGCTGGTGCCGATGCCGCGCGTCGTTTCCTATGCCGGGGCCAAAGCCGCGCTGAACGCGATGACGACTTCGTTCGCCCGGGAATACGGCCCGGAAGTCCGCGTGAACTGTATCGCCGCCGGGCCCTTCCTGACCGATATCTCCAAGGCCTGGACGGAAGAGGCGCGGGAAACCTCCGACAACGCGCTCGGCCGCCCCGGACGCCCGGAAGAGATCGTCACCGCTGCGCTCTATCTGGCCTCCGATCATTCCAGCTTCACCACGGGCTCCATCATCCGGGTCGACGGAGGCGCGTAA
- a CDS encoding helix-turn-helix transcriptional regulator, giving the protein MSGDPQLVYSLEIKVLDLEAKVASLEKKLDRLAREVSATDPAILPADVLDLIEQGENPVRAVRQYRLLTQKELGERSGIRANHISAIERGMPYGLKTAKRLSDALDVPVGLLT; this is encoded by the coding sequence ATGTCTGGCGATCCTCAGCTCGTTTATTCCCTTGAGATCAAGGTGCTGGACCTTGAGGCAAAAGTGGCGTCGCTTGAAAAGAAGCTGGACCGCCTCGCCCGCGAAGTCAGTGCGACAGACCCCGCGATCCTGCCTGCGGATGTCCTTGATCTTATCGAACAGGGCGAGAACCCGGTGCGTGCCGTGCGCCAGTACCGGCTGCTGACCCAGAAGGAACTGGGCGAGCGCAGTGGCATTCGCGCCAATCACATCTCTGCAATCGAGCGTGGCATGCCGTATGGCCTGAAAACAGCCAAACGTTTGTCGGACGCGCTGGACGTCCCCGTCGGCCTGCTGACTTGA
- the cydB gene encoding cytochrome d ubiquinol oxidase subunit II produces the protein MELPLDYATLKVLWWGLVGVLLIGYALTDGYDLGVASLLPFVAKTDQERRLVINSIGPMWEGHQVWLITGGGALFAAWPYVYAISFSGFYLAMFVVLAALILRPVGFKYRSKRESAGWRTSWDWALFVGGFVPALIFGVALGNVLQGVPFDIDRTLRATYSGGLLGLLNPFALLCGLASVAMLVVHGASWLVVKIEHGHVMNRAAKFGQIAALLVIVFYAAAGIWLAATGMGYRIVTDIDPHGVANPLRKEVVVEAGAWLTNYGKYPWMILAPALGFIGSALAFVGLRNKTSLSLIGSGLAATGIVASVGTSMFPFILPSSINPNASLTVWDSSSSHLTLFIMLIVTVIFVPIVLAYTAWVFKVLFGRLTTEEANAPGTY, from the coding sequence ATGGAACTTCCTCTCGACTATGCAACGCTGAAAGTCCTCTGGTGGGGCCTCGTCGGCGTGCTGCTCATCGGCTACGCCCTGACAGACGGTTACGACCTTGGCGTCGCGTCGCTCTTGCCCTTCGTGGCGAAGACAGATCAGGAGCGCCGCCTCGTCATCAACTCCATCGGCCCGATGTGGGAAGGTCACCAGGTGTGGCTGATCACAGGTGGCGGCGCCCTGTTTGCCGCCTGGCCGTATGTGTACGCGATCAGTTTCTCAGGCTTCTATCTGGCCATGTTCGTCGTCTTGGCGGCGTTGATCCTGAGGCCCGTAGGGTTCAAGTACCGATCGAAGCGTGAAAGTGCAGGGTGGCGCACATCCTGGGACTGGGCGCTGTTTGTCGGCGGCTTCGTTCCTGCGCTGATCTTCGGCGTCGCCCTCGGTAACGTGTTGCAGGGCGTGCCCTTCGACATCGACCGCACGCTGCGCGCGACCTATTCGGGTGGCCTGCTCGGCCTGTTGAACCCGTTCGCCCTGCTTTGCGGCCTGGCATCTGTGGCGATGCTGGTCGTCCACGGCGCGTCGTGGCTGGTTGTGAAGATCGAACATGGCCACGTCATGAACCGGGCCGCGAAGTTCGGACAGATCGCGGCGCTTCTGGTGATCGTGTTCTACGCCGCCGCTGGCATCTGGCTTGCTGCGACCGGTATGGGCTACCGCATCGTGACGGATATCGACCCGCACGGCGTCGCCAATCCGCTGCGCAAGGAAGTCGTGGTCGAGGCGGGCGCGTGGCTCACCAATTACGGCAAGTATCCGTGGATGATCCTCGCACCGGCGCTCGGCTTCATCGGGTCGGCACTCGCCTTTGTCGGTCTCAGGAACAAGACGTCTTTGTCCCTGATCGGGTCAGGCCTTGCCGCGACCGGCATCGTGGCCTCGGTCGGCACGTCGATGTTCCCGTTCATCCTGCCCAGCTCGATCAACCCGAACGCCAGCTTGACCGTGTGGGACAGCTCTTCCAGCCATCTCACCCTGTTCATCATGCTGATTGTGACGGTGATCTTCGTTCCGATCGTGCTGGCCTATACGGCCTGGGTTTTCAAAGTGCTCTTCGGCCGTCTGACGACGGAAGAAGCCAACGCCCCAGGCACCTACTAG
- a CDS encoding CoA transferase: MPGTSVLSDIRIADMTTVIFGPYCTQTLADMGADVVKVEPASGDDFRNVGKSANNKHMGPCHMTINRGKRSVVWDMKSDEGQEAIRRLIERSDVFIHNIRPDAVARLGLTFEEVKAIKPDIVYVHCLGFGSEGPYAGRPAYDDLIQGLSAATSLLPKVDGNPRPRFIPTAFADKVSGLHAVYATLAALRQRDRTGEAVHVEVPMFECITHFLLEEHFYEAAFDPPVGPFCYQRQVDPCRQPLQTANGYMVIAPYVDQRWVKLFEVMGAPEELKDERIADRRGRFFNMDYMMERVQHYFVNHATEHWLKLLAEADIPAARANDFADLQDDPHLKAVNFFQHREHPTEGGYWETQPPVQFVGEPQRDITPAPAIGEHTDDVLAELGLKRD; encoded by the coding sequence ATGCCGGGAACAAGCGTGCTGTCCGATATCCGAATTGCCGACATGACCACGGTGATCTTCGGGCCGTACTGCACCCAGACGCTGGCAGACATGGGCGCCGATGTCGTGAAGGTCGAACCGGCCTCCGGCGACGATTTCCGCAATGTCGGCAAATCCGCCAACAACAAGCACATGGGCCCCTGCCACATGACGATCAATCGCGGCAAGCGGTCGGTTGTCTGGGACATGAAGTCCGATGAGGGCCAGGAAGCCATCCGCCGGCTGATTGAGCGCAGCGATGTCTTCATCCATAATATCCGCCCGGATGCGGTGGCGCGGCTGGGCCTGACCTTCGAGGAAGTGAAGGCGATCAAGCCGGATATTGTTTATGTCCACTGTCTCGGTTTCGGCTCCGAAGGCCCCTATGCCGGGCGGCCGGCCTATGACGACCTGATCCAGGGGCTTTCCGCGGCCACCAGCCTGTTGCCGAAAGTCGATGGCAATCCACGCCCGCGCTTCATTCCCACCGCCTTTGCCGACAAGGTCTCCGGCCTTCACGCGGTCTATGCGACGCTCGCGGCGCTGCGCCAGCGCGACCGGACGGGCGAGGCCGTGCATGTGGAAGTGCCGATGTTCGAATGCATCACGCACTTCCTGCTGGAGGAACATTTCTACGAAGCGGCCTTCGATCCACCGGTGGGCCCGTTCTGCTACCAGCGCCAGGTCGACCCCTGCCGCCAGCCGCTCCAGACGGCGAATGGCTACATGGTCATCGCGCCTTATGTGGATCAGCGCTGGGTGAAGCTGTTCGAGGTGATGGGCGCGCCGGAAGAACTGAAGGACGAGCGGATCGCCGACCGGCGCGGGCGCTTCTTCAACATGGATTACATGATGGAGCGCGTGCAGCACTATTTCGTCAATCACGCGACCGAGCATTGGCTGAAGTTGCTCGCCGAAGCCGACATCCCGGCGGCGCGGGCGAATGATTTCGCGGACCTCCAGGATGATCCGCACCTGAAGGCGGTGAATTTCTTCCAGCACCGCGAACACCCGACCGAGGGTGGCTATTGGGAAACCCAGCCGCCGGTGCAGTTCGTCGGCGAGCCGCAGCGCGATATCACACCGGCCCCGGCAATCGGCGAGCATACCGATGATGTGCTGGCAGAACTGGGCCTGAAGCGGGACTGA
- the cydD gene encoding thiol reductant ABC exporter subunit CydD encodes MPEASENSGKKRTRSALKSWAGASQRAVSLGLACQLLAMAGWIAIAWGIGHSVAAIADGQPAGPGLPVAAAGILVRGASGWLGDLLLARAGQAMVTAARADIFRTLSEAGAGWLGGADAGTRTAQIIDRTAKLEGYAARWLPGMRLAVAGPVIILIAVATQTWLAAVLLLVSVMVLPVFIWLTASETAARAKAQQAALDELSGTFQSRAAQSGLIRAFRGIGRETARLENASLQLRDRTMAILRVAFLSTAVLEFFASVSIALVAVYIGFKLLGVFPFATGETLTLAEGLTALILAPEFFSPIRKLSSLHHDRADAAAAADTLSEWLERRADAPVNKLAPLEKAPAIIFDQVALGWGNGRPAVSDLSFEAVPGKVTTLAGPSGSGKSTALLALIGRARLVGGNIRVDTHALQPGESLADSIAYIGQTPWLMEGTIRENIAIARPGAKPDEILQAAQQAGILDFAEKSRGGLDQVLARFGAGLSGGQRQRIALARALLRNAPILLLDEPTAHLDPDAEEDFLLKLKDLSKDRTLLVASHSDTLIAASDLVIRLQPQTTREAAGC; translated from the coding sequence ATGCCTGAAGCCTCTGAAAATTCTGGGAAAAAGCGGACGCGTTCCGCCCTGAAATCATGGGCTGGCGCATCGCAGCGTGCGGTCAGTCTGGGTCTTGCCTGCCAGCTTCTGGCGATGGCCGGCTGGATCGCGATCGCCTGGGGCATCGGTCACAGCGTTGCTGCCATCGCCGATGGCCAGCCAGCTGGTCCTGGCCTGCCGGTTGCGGCGGCGGGCATCCTCGTGCGCGGCGCATCCGGCTGGCTGGGCGACCTCCTGCTCGCCCGCGCCGGTCAGGCGATGGTGACTGCCGCGCGTGCGGACATCTTCAGGACCTTGTCGGAAGCCGGGGCCGGATGGCTGGGCGGTGCGGACGCCGGCACGCGCACGGCGCAGATCATCGACCGGACCGCCAAGCTCGAAGGCTACGCCGCACGCTGGCTGCCCGGCATGCGCCTCGCCGTAGCCGGGCCGGTGATCATCCTGATTGCCGTCGCGACGCAGACCTGGCTGGCTGCCGTCCTGTTGCTGGTCTCCGTGATGGTCCTGCCGGTGTTCATCTGGCTGACGGCCAGCGAAACTGCCGCCCGCGCAAAGGCGCAGCAGGCGGCGCTGGACGAACTCTCCGGAACCTTCCAGTCCCGCGCGGCCCAATCCGGCCTGATCCGCGCCTTCCGCGGCATAGGCCGCGAGACCGCCAGATTGGAAAACGCCTCCCTCCAGCTGCGCGACCGGACGATGGCCATTCTCCGCGTGGCCTTCCTGTCGACAGCCGTGCTGGAATTCTTCGCCTCCGTCTCGATTGCGCTGGTCGCCGTCTATATCGGGTTCAAGCTGCTGGGCGTGTTCCCCTTCGCCACCGGTGAAACCCTGACACTGGCCGAAGGCCTGACAGCCCTGATCCTCGCCCCGGAATTCTTCAGCCCCATCCGCAAGCTCTCCAGCCTGCACCATGACCGCGCCGATGCCGCAGCCGCCGCAGACACGCTGTCGGAATGGCTGGAACGCCGGGCAGACGCCCCGGTCAACAAACTGGCGCCGCTGGAAAAAGCGCCGGCCATCATCTTCGACCAGGTGGCGCTTGGCTGGGGCAATGGCCGCCCGGCGGTGTCCGATCTTTCCTTCGAAGCCGTGCCGGGAAAAGTGACCACGCTGGCAGGGCCGTCCGGGTCCGGAAAATCGACCGCCCTGCTTGCCCTGATCGGCCGCGCGCGACTGGTGGGGGGGAATATCCGGGTAGACACGCACGCCCTGCAGCCGGGCGAAAGCCTCGCCGACTCCATCGCTTATATCGGCCAGACGCCCTGGCTGATGGAAGGCACGATCCGTGAGAACATCGCCATCGCCCGGCCGGGCGCCAAGCCGGACGAGATCCTGCAGGCGGCCCAGCAAGCCGGCATTCTCGATTTCGCAGAGAAGAGCCGAGGCGGTCTCGACCAGGTGCTCGCCCGTTTCGGCGCCGGTCTTTCAGGCGGGCAACGCCAGCGCATCGCCCTCGCCCGCGCCCTGCTGCGCAACGCGCCGATCCTTTTGCTCGACGAGCCAACGGCCCATCTGGACCCCGATGCGGAAGAAGATTTCCTCCTGAAGCTGAAAGACCTGTCGAAAGACCGGACGCTTCTGGTCGCCAGCCATTCCGACACTCTGATCGCTGCATCCGATCTCGTGATCCGGCTCCAGCCGCAAACCACGCGGGAGGCGGCCGGATGCTGA
- a CDS encoding GNAT family N-acetyltransferase: MTELTTFGSLVLREPTMDDLKRHFEIFGDAEAAVHASSGPVADKDDSRRKLQTIKDHWWRYGFGHWAVSTVDDPEFVIGFGGLAYRQINVEERFNLRFRLAREAWGKGYAHELGLASFHMAFQQLEAEAVHAIVRPENAKVIEALEQLHMSLSETVKDLPDLPPSLVYAITAAEARAAGY, encoded by the coding sequence ATGACTGAACTGACAACCTTCGGATCTCTCGTGCTGAGGGAGCCGACAATGGATGACCTGAAGCGCCACTTTGAAATCTTTGGCGATGCGGAGGCTGCGGTTCATGCATCATCCGGACCGGTGGCGGACAAGGATGACAGCCGGCGCAAGCTGCAAACCATCAAGGACCATTGGTGGAGGTACGGCTTCGGCCACTGGGCCGTCTCGACCGTGGATGACCCGGAGTTCGTGATTGGGTTCGGCGGCCTGGCCTACCGGCAGATCAATGTGGAGGAGCGGTTCAATCTGCGTTTCCGCCTGGCCCGTGAGGCCTGGGGCAAGGGCTATGCCCACGAACTCGGACTGGCCAGCTTTCACATGGCGTTCCAGCAGCTGGAGGCTGAAGCGGTGCACGCGATTGTCCGCCCTGAAAATGCCAAGGTGATCGAGGCGCTGGAGCAGTTGCACATGTCCCTGTCCGAGACGGTCAAGGACCTGCCCGATTTGCCGCCGAGCCTCGTCTACGCCATCACCGCGGCGGAGGCCCGGGCGGCCGGGTACTAG
- a CDS encoding Rrf2 family transcriptional regulator produces MRLTAYTNYALRTLMYCALHPDKLVRIQDVADAHGISKAHLLKAARQLGQLGYLENVRGRTGGVRLGRPPERIIIGEVVRHTEGDLEVVECFNPTTNTCPLIGVCKFSTLFRAGLRAFFGELDKVTLADMIANGPVLLERLESNREALATGS; encoded by the coding sequence GTGCGACTGACGGCATACACGAACTACGCGCTCCGGACGCTGATGTATTGCGCGCTGCATCCGGACAAGCTGGTGCGCATTCAGGACGTTGCCGATGCACACGGCATTTCGAAGGCCCACCTGCTGAAGGCAGCACGTCAGTTAGGCCAGCTCGGCTACCTGGAAAATGTCCGGGGCCGCACCGGCGGCGTGCGCCTCGGCCGTCCGCCGGAGCGCATCATCATCGGAGAAGTCGTCCGCCACACGGAAGGGGACCTTGAAGTCGTCGAATGCTTCAACCCGACAACCAATACCTGCCCGCTAATCGGCGTTTGCAAGTTCAGCACGCTGTTCCGCGCAGGCCTGCGCGCCTTTTTCGGTGAACTGGACAAGGTGACCCTGGCCGACATGATCGCCAACGGGCCGGTTCTGCTGGAACGGCTTGAATCCAATCGCGAAGCGTTGGCCACCGGCAGCTAG
- a CDS encoding cytochrome ubiquinol oxidase subunit I, with amino-acid sequence MPELLVADLSRWQFALTAMYHFLFVPLTLGLSMLLVVMEGAYVMTGKEVWRRTTKFWGTLFGINFVLGVATGITMEFQFGMNWSYYSHYVGDIFGAPLAIEGLMAFFLEATLVGLMFFGWDKLSRPAHWLVTFLVALGSNLSALWILIANGWMQNPVGSEFNPDTMRMEVTNFMEVLFNPVAQAKFVHTVSAGYVTASVFVLGISAWYVLKNRHLGLAKRSMAVAASFGLLSALSVVVLGDESGYALTDNQKMKLAALEAMWETEEAPAGLTVIGIPNQAEHRTDYAIHVPYVLGLIATRSLDGEVEGILPLVAVAEDRIENGIRAYKAVEALNENPNDIEAREIFEQTKTDLGYAMLLKRYVDDPATADRATIEKAAMDTVPNVAMSFFSFRFMAGIGFLFIAVFAAAFYFVSLKRKVPRWFLYVALYAIPLPWIAAELGWVLAETGRQPWVIDGVLPTFMGVSSLSASQVIMTMVGFTLLYGTLAVIEITLMIRAVKLGPGARILPQGVGGGGSDTHNDAVPARPHTIQFDK; translated from the coding sequence ATGCCTGAACTATTAGTTGCTGACCTGTCGCGCTGGCAATTTGCGCTGACAGCCATGTACCATTTCCTGTTTGTGCCACTGACGCTTGGACTTTCCATGCTGCTGGTGGTCATGGAAGGCGCTTATGTGATGACCGGCAAGGAGGTGTGGCGACGCACCACCAAGTTCTGGGGCACGCTGTTCGGAATCAACTTCGTGCTCGGCGTTGCGACCGGCATCACGATGGAATTCCAGTTCGGCATGAACTGGTCCTATTACTCGCACTATGTGGGCGACATTTTCGGTGCGCCGCTGGCGATCGAGGGCCTGATGGCCTTCTTCCTCGAAGCCACGCTGGTGGGCCTGATGTTCTTCGGCTGGGACAAGCTATCCCGCCCGGCACACTGGCTGGTCACTTTCCTCGTGGCACTTGGCTCGAACCTCTCCGCGCTGTGGATCCTGATCGCCAATGGCTGGATGCAGAACCCGGTCGGGTCTGAGTTCAATCCGGACACGATGCGGATGGAAGTCACCAACTTCATGGAAGTGCTGTTCAACCCGGTTGCGCAGGCGAAGTTCGTTCACACGGTCAGCGCCGGTTATGTGACCGCTTCGGTCTTCGTGCTGGGCATCTCTGCCTGGTACGTGCTGAAAAACCGCCATCTTGGTCTCGCCAAGCGTTCGATGGCCGTTGCAGCCAGCTTCGGCCTCCTGTCGGCCCTGTCTGTTGTCGTCCTCGGTGACGAGAGCGGATATGCGCTGACGGACAACCAGAAAATGAAGCTCGCCGCGCTGGAAGCCATGTGGGAGACCGAAGAGGCTCCGGCTGGCCTGACCGTGATCGGCATTCCGAACCAGGCAGAACACCGGACCGATTATGCCATCCACGTGCCTTATGTGCTCGGCCTGATCGCGACCCGGTCGCTGGATGGCGAAGTTGAGGGCATCCTGCCGCTCGTGGCGGTTGCGGAAGACCGGATCGAAAACGGGATCCGTGCCTATAAGGCAGTGGAAGCGCTGAACGAAAACCCGAACGACATCGAAGCGCGCGAGATCTTCGAACAGACCAAAACGGACCTTGGCTATGCCATGCTCCTGAAACGGTATGTCGATGACCCGGCAACCGCCGATCGCGCGACGATCGAGAAGGCCGCCATGGACACGGTTCCGAATGTGGCCATGTCGTTCTTCTCGTTCCGCTTCATGGCCGGGATTGGCTTCCTGTTCATCGCTGTTTTCGCCGCGGCTTTCTATTTCGTCAGCCTGAAGCGCAAGGTGCCGCGCTGGTTCCTGTACGTGGCCTTGTACGCCATCCCGCTGCCCTGGATTGCGGCGGAGCTTGGTTGGGTCCTTGCCGAAACCGGCCGCCAGCCATGGGTGATCGACGGGGTGTTGCCGACCTTTATGGGCGTCTCCAGCCTGTCGGCCTCGCAAGTGATCATGACCATGGTCGGCTTCACGCTGCTGTACGGCACGCTCGCCGTGATCGAGATCACATTGATGATCCGCGCGGTGAAGCTCGGCCCCGGTGCCCGTATCCTGCCTCAGGGCGTGGGTGGCGGTGGCTCCGACACTCACAATGACGCCGTGCCGGCTCGTCCGCACACCATCCAGTTTGACAAATAG